From one Variovorax sp. PBL-H6 genomic stretch:
- a CDS encoding LLM class flavin-dependent oxidoreductase — MDLGFFTMPLHPLSRNYPDTLDEDRQAIILADQLGFTEAFVGEHVTDLSEPISSSLMFLASLASDTRQIRLGSGTVNLPNNHPVAVAAQVAMLDNLLRGRFLLGIGPGGLKSDSEAFGNLDEDRTAMFVESIDHILAMWQDEPPIVREGKYWNIRTDRTFVRELGQGVMLRPYQNRIPDIFATVVAPYSKGIVAAAERGWLPITGDMLQGVWKATHWPLYEKGCQNVGRVADRQDWRVAVNIFVGDDAATAKRYGGSADGPYGQRWESLRTRFVFNGRMDLFKPDLKLPDSAIDAQYLVDTLTISGTPEVVAEKLLAHHDALGGFGTVLYVGADWMDTKLARRSMELMATRVMPMVNAALADREPRTGTLG, encoded by the coding sequence ATGGACCTCGGCTTTTTCACGATGCCCCTTCATCCGCTGTCGCGGAATTACCCCGACACCCTGGATGAGGATCGCCAGGCGATCATCCTGGCGGATCAGCTGGGGTTCACGGAAGCATTCGTTGGCGAGCATGTGACCGACCTCTCGGAGCCGATCAGCTCGTCGCTGATGTTCCTTGCCTCGCTGGCCTCCGATACAAGGCAGATCCGCCTGGGCAGCGGCACGGTCAACTTGCCGAACAACCATCCGGTGGCGGTGGCGGCGCAGGTGGCCATGCTGGACAACCTCCTTCGAGGGCGCTTTCTCCTGGGCATCGGGCCGGGCGGACTCAAGTCGGATTCCGAAGCCTTCGGCAACCTGGACGAGGACCGCACGGCGATGTTCGTCGAGTCCATCGACCACATCCTGGCCATGTGGCAGGACGAGCCGCCGATCGTGCGCGAAGGCAAGTACTGGAACATCCGGACGGATCGCACCTTTGTGCGCGAACTGGGACAGGGCGTCATGTTGAGGCCCTACCAGAACCGCATACCGGACATTTTCGCGACCGTGGTGGCGCCGTATTCCAAGGGGATCGTCGCCGCGGCCGAACGCGGCTGGCTGCCGATCACCGGCGACATGCTGCAAGGCGTGTGGAAGGCAACGCACTGGCCGCTCTACGAGAAGGGTTGCCAGAACGTCGGCCGCGTGGCCGACCGCCAGGACTGGCGGGTCGCGGTGAACATCTTCGTCGGCGACGATGCCGCCACGGCGAAGCGCTACGGCGGCAGCGCGGACGGGCCTTACGGGCAGCGCTGGGAGAGCTTGCGCACGCGCTTCGTCTTCAACGGCCGGATGGATCTGTTCAAGCCGGACCTGAAGCTGCCCGACTCGGCGATCGACGCGCAGTACCTGGTCGATACGCTGACGATCAGCGGAACGCCCGAGGTGGTGGCCGAGAAGCTGCTCGCCCATCACGATGCCCTGGGTGGCTTCGGCACCGTTCTCTATGTCGGTGCCGACTGGATGGACACAAAGCTGGCGCGCCGTTCGATGGAGCTGATGGCCACGCGTGTCATGCCCATGGTCAACGCCGCGTTGGCAGACCGGGAACCACGTACCGGCACCCTCGGTTGA
- a CDS encoding acyclic terpene utilization AtuA family protein has translation MANKDTLRIGGASAFWGDSNKGVEQLIQRGDVDVLVFDYLAELTLSIMASAKSRNAELGYATDFVKALGPHLKTLKQRGTTLLSNAGGMNPQACAQALRAAADAAGVSLRIAVIEGDDLLPHREEVSAAGVREAFSGAPLPEGLTSMNAYLGAFPIAAALRQGAEVVITGRCADSALALAALVHRFDWKPGDYDRLAAGSLVGHILECTTQTTGGLFTDWWKVPGWEDMGYPIAECEADGTFVLSKPAGTGGLITPLVVSEQMLYEVTEPANYLLPDVTCDFTSVTLEQADANRVRVSGARGRAPTPTYKVSGTWVDGHRLSTTLTFVGKDAVAMGQRAMDAIVARARRLMAEAGHGDFKRVCIEVLGSEQPSFGAHARSDAREVVVRLALHHDNAKALELVAGEIAPMGIAGAPGTTGFSGRQKPQAVFRLFSFLWPKSRVPVSVVIDKERNAVEIASSAPEFVPGDGARFSLAPLPAGETVTVPLSAIAVARSGDKGDRAHLAIIARQPRFASVIGTQLTEAAMRDWFDHLAKGRVHRYEVPGIHAYNYVLDEALGGGGAASLRNDPLGKTFSQIALTHPVDIPKAWLPEIDPGFQGTIAS, from the coding sequence ATGGCAAACAAGGACACGCTGCGCATCGGTGGCGCCAGCGCCTTCTGGGGAGACAGCAACAAGGGCGTCGAACAACTGATCCAACGCGGCGACGTCGACGTGCTGGTGTTCGACTACCTTGCCGAACTCACACTCTCCATCATGGCCAGCGCCAAGAGCCGCAATGCGGAGCTCGGCTATGCAACTGACTTCGTGAAGGCCCTAGGCCCGCACCTCAAGACGCTCAAGCAGCGCGGGACCACGCTCCTGAGCAACGCCGGCGGCATGAATCCGCAGGCCTGCGCTCAGGCCCTGCGCGCGGCGGCGGACGCGGCCGGCGTGAGCCTCCGCATCGCGGTGATCGAAGGCGACGACCTGCTGCCTCATCGCGAGGAAGTGAGCGCCGCGGGTGTGCGCGAGGCGTTCTCCGGCGCGCCGCTGCCCGAAGGCCTGACCAGCATGAACGCCTATCTCGGTGCCTTCCCGATCGCGGCGGCGCTGCGCCAGGGCGCCGAGGTGGTCATCACCGGGCGCTGCGCCGACAGTGCCCTGGCACTCGCTGCACTCGTCCATCGCTTCGACTGGAAGCCCGGGGACTACGACCGTCTCGCGGCCGGCAGTCTCGTCGGCCACATCCTCGAATGCACGACGCAGACCACGGGCGGCTTGTTCACCGACTGGTGGAAGGTGCCCGGATGGGAGGACATGGGCTACCCCATCGCCGAATGCGAAGCCGATGGCACGTTCGTGCTGAGCAAGCCCGCGGGCACCGGCGGGCTCATCACCCCGCTGGTCGTCTCCGAGCAGATGCTGTACGAGGTGACCGAGCCGGCCAACTACCTGCTGCCGGACGTGACCTGCGACTTCACTTCGGTGACCCTCGAACAGGCCGACGCCAATCGCGTGCGCGTAAGCGGCGCGCGCGGACGGGCGCCCACGCCGACCTACAAGGTCAGCGGCACGTGGGTGGATGGCCATCGCCTCTCGACCACGCTCACCTTCGTCGGCAAGGACGCCGTCGCGATGGGGCAACGCGCCATGGACGCGATCGTCGCCCGCGCACGCCGGCTGATGGCAGAGGCCGGGCACGGAGACTTCAAGCGCGTGTGCATCGAGGTGCTCGGCAGCGAGCAGCCGTCCTTCGGCGCCCATGCCCGGTCGGACGCCCGCGAGGTGGTGGTTCGTCTGGCCCTCCATCACGACAACGCCAAGGCGCTGGAACTCGTGGCCGGCGAGATCGCCCCCATGGGCATCGCCGGCGCGCCCGGGACCACCGGCTTCAGCGGCCGCCAGAAGCCGCAGGCGGTGTTCCGGCTGTTCTCCTTCCTGTGGCCGAAGAGCCGCGTGCCTGTGAGCGTGGTGATCGACAAGGAGCGAAACGCGGTCGAGATCGCCTCGTCCGCACCCGAGTTCGTGCCGGGTGACGGCGCCCGCTTCTCGCTCGCGCCCTTGCCGGCAGGCGAAACCGTGACCGTGCCGCTGTCGGCCATCGCGGTGGCGCGCAGCGGCGACAAGGGCGACCGGGCACACCTGGCGATCATCGCCCGGCAACCGCGCTTCGCCTCCGTCATCGGCACGCAGCTGACCGAGGCCGCCATGCGTGACTGGTTCGATCACCTGGCGAAGGGCCGTGTGCACCGCTACGAGGTCCCGGGCATCCACGCCTACAACTACGTCCTCGACGAGGCCCTCGGCGGCGGCGGTGCGGCATCGCTGCGCAACGACCCGCTGGGCAAGACCTTCAGCCAGATTGCGTTGACCCACCCGGTCGACATCCCCAAGGCCTGGCTGCCGGAGATCGACCCCGGGTTCCAGGGAACGATCGCGTCCTGA
- a CDS encoding TRAP transporter large permease: MYAASAGFLFSFVLIFMRVPIAVALGLTGVVGFGLTAGWTQSFVMLALTTREAAMTYSMVVIPLFILMGNLVAGTGVSKELYRAAQAFLGRQRGGLASATVLSCGGFAMVCGSSVATVVTMGKVALPSMRSFNYDDRLSAATIAAGATLGIIIPPSVLLVIYGVMTETHIGKLYAAALVPGFLGIIGYILAVRWTVWRNPSSAPPSTGSTRAEKLSAVLAIWPILVLFGLVLGGIYSGLFTAAEAAGIGAMGAFALGVARKKMSVKLLQEVLLDTARSTAVIFGLLIGALVFTEFLNRTGAHNAVLSLVKDHGFSPFQVVAVICVIYIVLGALMEELSMILLTVPLFFPVVTGLGYDGVWFGVLVIVLCELGMIAPPVGMNLFVVRSFAPDIPIKTIVKGIAPFAVADIVRIFIIAAFPILSMYLPNLFYK; this comes from the coding sequence ATGTACGCAGCAAGCGCGGGTTTCCTGTTTTCATTCGTGCTGATCTTCATGCGCGTCCCGATTGCGGTGGCACTGGGGCTCACGGGCGTCGTCGGTTTCGGCCTGACCGCCGGTTGGACCCAGTCGTTCGTGATGCTGGCGCTGACCACTCGCGAAGCGGCGATGACGTATTCGATGGTCGTCATTCCCTTGTTCATCCTGATGGGCAACCTGGTCGCGGGCACCGGCGTGTCCAAGGAGCTCTACCGCGCCGCACAGGCCTTCCTGGGACGGCAGCGCGGGGGCCTGGCAAGCGCCACCGTGCTGTCCTGCGGCGGCTTTGCCATGGTGTGCGGCTCGAGTGTCGCCACCGTGGTGACGATGGGGAAGGTGGCGCTGCCCTCGATGCGGTCGTTCAACTACGACGACCGGCTGAGCGCCGCGACCATCGCCGCGGGCGCCACGCTGGGCATCATCATTCCGCCCAGCGTGCTGCTGGTGATCTACGGTGTGATGACCGAGACCCATATCGGCAAGCTGTATGCGGCGGCACTGGTTCCGGGCTTCCTGGGCATCATCGGGTACATCCTGGCCGTCCGCTGGACCGTCTGGCGCAATCCGTCGAGTGCACCTCCCTCGACCGGATCGACCCGCGCAGAGAAGCTGAGCGCGGTGCTGGCGATCTGGCCCATCCTGGTCCTTTTCGGGCTGGTGCTGGGCGGCATCTACAGCGGCCTGTTCACGGCGGCTGAAGCTGCGGGCATCGGCGCCATGGGCGCATTCGCGCTCGGCGTGGCCCGCAAGAAGATGTCGGTCAAGTTGCTGCAGGAAGTCCTGCTCGACACCGCGCGATCCACCGCCGTGATTTTTGGCCTGCTGATCGGCGCGCTGGTGTTCACCGAATTCCTGAACCGCACGGGCGCGCACAACGCGGTGCTCTCGCTCGTGAAGGACCACGGGTTCTCTCCTTTCCAGGTGGTGGCCGTGATCTGCGTGATCTACATCGTCCTGGGTGCGCTCATGGAAGAGCTCTCCATGATCCTCTTGACGGTGCCGCTGTTCTTCCCCGTGGTGACGGGCTTGGGCTATGACGGCGTGTGGTTCGGCGTGCTGGTGATCGTGTTGTGCGAGCTGGGGATGATCGCGCCGCCGGTCGGGATGAACCTGTTCGTCGTCCGCTCGTTCGCGCCGGATATACCGATCAAGACCATCGTGAAGGGGATCGCACCCTTTGCGGTGGCCGATATCGTGAGGATCTTCATCATCGCGGCCTTCCCGATCCTGTCGATGTATCTCCCGAACCTTTTCTACAAGTGA
- a CDS encoding SDR family NAD(P)-dependent oxidoreductase, translating into MPDPSPNPDEAMTLRFDGRVAIVTGAGTGIGRIYALQLAERGAKVVVNDLGGSVIGQGGSSQAADSVVAEIRAAGGEALANYDSVATAEGAERIVAAAVQHFGRLDVLINNAGNLKMARLGEAAVHDVDAQVGVHLMGSLYCCRAALPAMQRHGYGRIVLTSSGSGLVGFAEQAAYGAAKTGMVGLMNCISREYGEQGIFTNTIVPTATTRMSQGLLWPKMEKFLRPELVAPAVLFLASEGCTSNSGMFAVAGGHVAKLEVHKAPGVQFDPNQAVTPEMVAMRFDTVCDMSGATEFRGTQAAMEKMLTEMGVM; encoded by the coding sequence ATGCCCGACCCATCACCCAACCCCGACGAAGCCATGACCCTTCGATTCGATGGCCGGGTGGCCATCGTCACCGGCGCCGGCACGGGCATCGGCCGCATCTATGCCCTGCAGCTTGCCGAACGCGGCGCCAAGGTGGTGGTCAATGATCTCGGCGGAAGCGTGATCGGGCAGGGCGGCTCCAGCCAGGCCGCCGACAGCGTGGTCGCCGAAATCCGCGCCGCGGGCGGCGAGGCGCTGGCCAACTACGACAGCGTGGCCACGGCCGAAGGGGCCGAGCGCATCGTCGCGGCGGCCGTCCAGCACTTCGGCCGGCTCGATGTCCTGATCAACAACGCCGGCAACCTGAAGATGGCCAGGCTGGGCGAGGCGGCGGTGCACGATGTCGATGCGCAGGTGGGCGTGCACCTGATGGGGTCCCTGTACTGCTGCCGCGCGGCCCTGCCCGCGATGCAGCGCCACGGCTACGGCCGCATCGTGCTGACCAGCTCGGGTTCGGGACTGGTGGGCTTTGCCGAACAGGCCGCCTACGGCGCGGCAAAGACCGGCATGGTGGGGCTGATGAACTGCATCTCGCGCGAGTATGGCGAGCAGGGGATCTTCACCAACACCATCGTTCCGACGGCGACCACCCGCATGAGCCAAGGTTTGCTCTGGCCGAAGATGGAGAAGTTCCTGCGCCCCGAGCTGGTCGCGCCGGCCGTGCTGTTCCTGGCCAGCGAAGGCTGCACCTCCAACAGCGGCATGTTCGCTGTCGCCGGTGGGCATGTCGCGAAGCTGGAAGTGCACAAGGCGCCGGGCGTCCAGTTCGACCCGAACCAGGCGGTCACGCCGGAGATGGTCGCCATGCGCTTCGATACGGTGTGCGACATGTCAGGCGCGACCGAGTTTCGCGGCACGCAGGCGGCCATGGAGAAGATGCTGACCGAGATGGGCGTCATGTAA
- a CDS encoding TRAP transporter substrate-binding protein, with translation MRIVSSLLGLVLAAGTAATPIMAAAQAAAQPIVLKYSSYHPQTIWFTSKGINPWIAEVEKATQGRVKIETLPKTVGTPASAFEVARDGLADMSIVIAGYTPGRFPLAEMGELPFAGDDASTMSPAFDRIYRKHFAKAEEFKGVEVLSIFTISPGHIFTTKRQVKTFDDLKGLKLRSPGATSTRSLTLMGAVPILKSFTEAHEMLSTGAIDGSLMLKETVKSGNAVDLLKYGTLVPGGVFNAVLAVVVNADKWKAIPEADRKAIMSVSGEAMARHMGLAYVEADKEAVGLMTQAKYVVETASPALMADMKKALAPQESEWVERAKKKGIADPMAVLNEFRQESVKPSVATAR, from the coding sequence ATGCGCATCGTATCGTCCCTTCTTGGCCTCGTCCTGGCCGCAGGCACGGCTGCCACTCCGATCATGGCGGCGGCACAGGCTGCCGCGCAGCCTATCGTCCTGAAGTACTCGTCCTACCATCCACAGACCATCTGGTTCACCAGCAAAGGGATCAACCCCTGGATCGCCGAGGTCGAGAAGGCAACCCAGGGCCGCGTGAAGATCGAGACCCTGCCCAAGACGGTCGGCACGCCGGCGAGTGCCTTCGAGGTGGCTCGCGACGGGCTGGCAGACATGTCGATTGTGATTGCCGGTTACACACCCGGGCGCTTTCCCCTGGCGGAGATGGGCGAGCTGCCCTTTGCCGGCGATGACGCATCGACGATGTCCCCTGCGTTCGACCGCATCTACCGCAAGCACTTCGCCAAGGCCGAAGAGTTCAAGGGCGTCGAGGTGCTGAGCATCTTCACGATCTCGCCCGGTCATATCTTCACCACCAAGCGGCAAGTCAAGACCTTCGACGACCTCAAGGGACTGAAGCTGCGCAGCCCGGGCGCGACATCGACCCGCTCGCTCACGCTGATGGGCGCCGTGCCGATCCTGAAGTCGTTCACCGAGGCGCACGAGATGCTGTCCACCGGCGCGATCGACGGCAGCCTCATGCTCAAGGAGACCGTGAAGTCCGGCAACGCGGTCGACTTGCTGAAGTACGGCACGCTGGTGCCTGGCGGGGTCTTCAATGCCGTGCTGGCCGTGGTGGTCAACGCCGACAAGTGGAAGGCCATCCCGGAAGCCGATCGCAAGGCCATCATGTCAGTCTCGGGCGAAGCCATGGCCCGTCACATGGGCCTCGCCTACGTCGAGGCCGACAAGGAAGCCGTCGGACTCATGACGCAGGCCAAGTACGTCGTCGAGACGGCCAGCCCTGCGCTGATGGCGGACATGAAGAAGGCGCTCGCGCCGCAAGAGTCCGAGTGGGTCGAGCGCGCCAAGAAGAAGGGCATTGCCGACCCGATGGCCGTGCTCAACGAGTTCCGCCAGGAGTCCGTGAAGCCCAGTGTCGCGACGGCGCGCTGA
- a CDS encoding GreA/GreB family elongation factor has protein sequence MSTTLLLGERTLTELDHARLAKLLDTSPHHSILEALLESADVIRSREVPSDIVTMYSQVTVVDARSGERRKLVVCYPHDADPASGFVSVLSPVGISLIGLRLGATAHWTLPGGAEGSARVTEISFQPEASGDYTT, from the coding sequence ATGTCCACCACGCTTCTTCTCGGCGAGCGCACGCTCACCGAACTCGATCACGCCCGCCTCGCCAAGCTGCTCGACACGTCCCCGCATCATTCGATACTCGAGGCCCTGCTCGAGTCCGCCGACGTGATCCGCTCGCGCGAGGTCCCGTCTGACATCGTGACCATGTATTCGCAAGTGACGGTCGTCGACGCGCGCTCGGGCGAGCGCCGCAAGCTTGTGGTTTGCTATCCCCACGACGCCGATCCTGCATCGGGGTTCGTCTCGGTGCTGTCGCCCGTGGGCATCAGCCTCATCGGCCTGCGCCTCGGCGCCACGGCGCACTGGACATTGCCCGGCGGCGCCGAGGGCAGCGCCCGGGTGACCGAGATTTCGTTCCAGCCCGAAGCCAGCGGCGACTACACGACCTGA
- a CDS encoding TRAP transporter substrate-binding protein yields the protein MKPMVLAAALWLAAAFPATAETLIRYSNWLPVKHQMHAEVFVPWMAEVEKITQGRVKFEILPKLVGTVPTQFDVVRDGLADMAVFVPGFSPGRFELIEVTELPLLADEPTVISPAANALYTKHLAKYDEFKGVHMVSLFSTAAGHIYTAKKPMRSIGDLKGLKLRTSLASNGPAMIALGAVPIQKGTNEIYELVTSGVVDGTLWTKEGPAGFSMVNGTLNHMLLVPGGLYNSILALAINQDKWNTIAPNDRDAITKISGDVMAKAIGESYSRADERGLQMMKAAGANVVTADGEFLAAIRRALSPAEATWIAKAKKKGMANPEAVLADFKADIAARQRAFERAR from the coding sequence ATGAAGCCCATGGTCCTGGCTGCCGCTCTCTGGCTGGCGGCAGCGTTTCCAGCCACTGCTGAGACCCTGATCCGGTATTCGAACTGGTTGCCCGTCAAGCACCAGATGCACGCGGAAGTCTTCGTTCCCTGGATGGCCGAGGTCGAAAAGATCACGCAAGGCCGCGTCAAGTTCGAGATCCTTCCGAAGCTGGTGGGCACCGTGCCGACGCAGTTCGACGTGGTCCGCGACGGGCTGGCCGACATGGCGGTGTTCGTCCCCGGGTTCTCTCCCGGCCGCTTCGAGTTGATCGAGGTCACGGAGCTGCCGCTTCTGGCAGACGAACCCACCGTCATCTCGCCGGCGGCAAATGCGCTCTACACGAAGCACCTGGCGAAGTACGACGAGTTCAAGGGTGTGCACATGGTGAGCCTCTTCTCGACGGCTGCCGGACACATCTACACGGCCAAGAAGCCGATGCGCTCGATCGGGGACCTCAAGGGGCTGAAGCTGCGCACCTCGCTGGCAAGCAACGGCCCGGCCATGATCGCGCTCGGAGCGGTGCCGATCCAGAAGGGAACCAACGAGATCTACGAACTGGTGACCAGCGGCGTCGTCGACGGCACCTTGTGGACCAAGGAAGGCCCGGCCGGCTTCAGCATGGTCAACGGCACCTTGAACCACATGCTCTTGGTCCCCGGCGGTCTGTACAACTCCATCCTGGCGCTCGCGATCAACCAAGACAAGTGGAACACCATCGCCCCGAACGATCGCGATGCCATCACGAAGATCTCGGGCGATGTGATGGCCAAGGCGATAGGCGAGTCCTACAGCCGCGCCGACGAGCGAGGCCTCCAGATGATGAAGGCCGCGGGGGCGAACGTCGTCACGGCAGACGGCGAGTTCCTGGCCGCCATCCGCCGGGCGCTGTCGCCTGCGGAGGCGACCTGGATCGCGAAGGCCAAAAAGAAGGGGATGGCCAATCCGGAAGCCGTCCTCGCCGACTTCAAGGCCGACATTGCCGCACGCCAGCGGGCGTTCGAACGCGCTCGTTAG
- a CDS encoding TRAP transporter substrate-binding protein, with the protein MKKFALCLAISLASAAPAWSQTILRYSNWLPAKHQMHSEVFVPWMAEVEKITEGRVKFEILPKMVGTVPTQFDVVRDGLADMAVFVPGFSPGRFDLIEMAELPLVADEPNVMAPAVAQLYAKQLAKYNEFKGVHIVSIFTTAAGHVYTAKKPVRSMEDFKGVKLRTSLAANSPAVQALGAVPVQKGTNEIYELVSSGVLDGTLLSKEGVVSFSLVNTLNNLTIIPGGIYNSVLSLAINEDKWKAISAKDQEAITKISGEAMAKEVGRAYSKADANAVAAMKQAGKTVIVAEGDFYKQIKQSLSYAEATWIAKAKKKGMANPEAVLAEFRADIVARHQALGVPMIGQ; encoded by the coding sequence ATGAAAAAATTCGCGCTCTGCCTCGCCATCTCGTTGGCGAGCGCCGCCCCGGCCTGGTCGCAGACGATCCTGCGCTACTCGAACTGGCTGCCTGCCAAGCACCAGATGCATTCCGAGGTCTTCGTACCCTGGATGGCCGAGGTGGAAAAGATCACCGAGGGACGCGTCAAGTTCGAGATCCTGCCGAAGATGGTCGGCACCGTGCCGACGCAGTTCGACGTGGTTCGTGATGGCCTGGCGGACATGGCCGTGTTCGTCCCCGGGTTCTCTCCAGGACGCTTCGACCTGATCGAGATGGCCGAGCTTCCCCTGGTCGCCGACGAGCCCAACGTGATGGCGCCTGCCGTCGCGCAGCTCTATGCGAAGCAGCTCGCGAAGTACAACGAGTTCAAGGGCGTGCACATCGTCAGCATCTTCACCACGGCCGCCGGACACGTCTACACCGCGAAGAAGCCGGTGCGGTCCATGGAGGACTTCAAGGGCGTCAAGCTCCGTACCTCGTTGGCTGCCAACAGCCCCGCCGTGCAGGCGCTGGGCGCGGTGCCGGTGCAAAAGGGGACCAATGAAATCTACGAGCTCGTGTCTTCCGGCGTGCTGGACGGAACCCTCTTGAGCAAGGAAGGCGTGGTCAGCTTCAGCCTGGTCAACACCCTCAACAACCTGACGATCATTCCGGGCGGCATCTACAACTCCGTGCTGTCGCTGGCGATCAACGAGGACAAGTGGAAGGCGATCTCCGCGAAGGACCAGGAAGCCATCACGAAGATCTCGGGCGAGGCCATGGCCAAGGAAGTCGGACGGGCCTATAGCAAGGCCGATGCGAATGCCGTCGCGGCGATGAAGCAGGCGGGCAAGACCGTGATCGTCGCCGAGGGCGATTTCTACAAGCAGATCAAGCAGTCGCTGTCCTACGCCGAGGCAACGTGGATCGCCAAGGCGAAAAAGAAGGGCATGGCCAATCCGGAGGCGGTGCTGGCGGAGTTCCGTGCGGACATCGTCGCGCGGCACCAGGCACTCGGCGTTCCGATGATCGGCCAGTGA
- a CDS encoding TRAP transporter small permease: protein MYHRIERAAVNLAAVLLFGLMLLTFVDVAGRNLFNKPLTGASELTEILLALVIFLMLPQVARRNEHIVIDLIDQVCSPMVRKALDAFACVLASIMFGLIAWQCWILANRAIGYGDRTAALQIPVGPVLYGLAIMAGIVSVASLLAIVPRNRRSDLAADAEPAHEPVVV from the coding sequence ATGTATCACCGAATCGAACGCGCGGCAGTGAACCTGGCAGCAGTGCTGCTGTTCGGCCTGATGCTCCTGACCTTTGTCGACGTGGCCGGACGCAATCTGTTCAACAAGCCGCTCACGGGGGCCTCCGAACTGACCGAAATTCTTCTGGCGCTCGTCATTTTCCTGATGCTGCCGCAAGTCGCTCGGCGCAACGAACACATCGTGATCGACCTGATCGACCAGGTCTGCAGCCCCATGGTGCGCAAGGCGCTTGACGCGTTCGCCTGCGTGCTGGCATCCATCATGTTCGGCCTGATCGCCTGGCAGTGCTGGATTCTCGCGAACAGGGCGATCGGCTATGGCGACAGGACCGCTGCGCTTCAAATCCCGGTCGGTCCGGTCCTCTATGGGTTGGCCATCATGGCCGGGATCGTTTCGGTGGCCTCGCTGCTTGCGATCGTTCCGCGGAACCGGAGATCGGATCTGGCGGCCGATGCTGAACCCGCGCATGAGCCCGTCGTCGTCTGA
- a CDS encoding TRAP transporter substrate-binding protein produces MHKLKTIVRTAAIGLLLAATTALAQAQAPVVVKYSSWLPPTHWLNTTAVIPWMAEVEKATQGRVKIEMLPKTVGTPPTQFDVVRDGLADLSLIVTGYTPGRFELAEMGELPFLGEDPTIMSPAFDRVYRKHFASANEFKGVEVMSIFTIAPGHIFTSKKQIKSVDDLKGMKLRSASATGTRALTLLGAVPILKSSTEAFEMLSTGAIDGSLMLQETVKSTNSVGLLHYGLLVPGGLFNSSLAVIVNGDKWKTISPADQRAIMGVSGEALAAKIGRAYAAADQSSIDAMKEAKYVLERANPALAEGLRKALSPIEDEWIAKAKKKGVADPAAALAEFRAAVQSR; encoded by the coding sequence ATGCACAAGCTCAAGACAATTGTTCGGACTGCCGCGATCGGTCTGCTTCTTGCGGCCACTACCGCGTTGGCGCAGGCCCAGGCGCCAGTCGTCGTGAAGTACTCCTCGTGGCTGCCCCCCACGCATTGGCTGAATACGACCGCCGTGATTCCCTGGATGGCCGAGGTCGAGAAGGCGACACAGGGCCGGGTCAAGATCGAGATGCTGCCCAAGACCGTCGGCACGCCGCCCACGCAGTTCGACGTGGTTCGCGACGGCCTGGCGGATCTCAGCCTGATCGTGACGGGCTACACCCCGGGCCGATTCGAGTTGGCGGAGATGGGCGAGCTTCCCTTCCTCGGCGAGGATCCGACCATCATGTCCCCGGCGTTCGACCGGGTGTACCGAAAGCACTTCGCGAGCGCCAACGAATTCAAGGGCGTGGAGGTGATGAGCATCTTCACGATAGCCCCGGGACACATCTTCACGTCGAAGAAGCAGATCAAGAGCGTCGATGACCTCAAGGGCATGAAGCTTCGCAGCGCCTCGGCCACCGGCACGCGGGCCCTGACGCTGTTGGGTGCGGTGCCGATCCTGAAGTCGTCCACCGAAGCCTTCGAAATGCTGTCGACAGGCGCCATCGACGGAAGCCTGATGCTGCAGGAGACGGTGAAGTCGACCAACTCGGTGGGCCTCCTGCACTACGGCTTGCTCGTTCCGGGCGGGTTGTTCAACTCCTCGCTCGCCGTCATCGTCAACGGCGACAAGTGGAAGACGATCTCGCCGGCCGACCAGCGCGCGATCATGGGCGTGTCCGGTGAAGCACTGGCGGCGAAGATCGGCCGCGCCTATGCGGCGGCCGACCAGTCCAGCATCGATGCGATGAAGGAAGCCAAGTACGTCCTGGAGCGCGCCAACCCGGCATTGGCGGAGGGCCTTCGCAAGGCGCTGAGCCCCATCGAGGACGAGTGGATCGCCAAGGCAAAGAAGAAGGGCGTTGCCGATCCGGCCGCCGCACTTGCCGAGTTCCGCGCCGCAGTCCAGTCCCGCTAA